One genomic segment of Bradyrhizobium diazoefficiens includes these proteins:
- a CDS encoding AMP-binding protein produces MSANDFSLQSLIRPEGADPAFVFDGTPVSRAEFSARAEQAAAWLAAQGIGKGDVVAVWLVNRVEWIALLFAAARLGAIVAAVNTRYRSAEVAHLLKVSGAKLMVVEAAFRSIDFAAILADVDKAEVPALEKLAVVGADAIPAQWASVRFDAFDKPYPPAPSPQGNVDLPVLLYTTSGTTKGPKLVAHSQRTLASHAVSVARALKLDPQRHSLLAMLPFCGTFGMTSLLGFVAAGAPIHVLDAFEAAPALEILSEHRITHAFGSDEMFRRILALTDAPRPFPQLEVCGFAAFQPGWRELAVAAEARGMPLFGLYGSSEVQALFSIGRTSDTFADRIEGGGWPMSPDAKVRVRDTETGELAAHGISGEIEISAPSRFLGYFNNPQATRDAITADGFFRTGDIGRLRGDGAFVYETRAGDAMRLGGFLVAPGEIEDELKACDGVADAQVVAVDLNGQARCVAFVIPDKEPPQQEALTARLRERLAGYKVPARIYLVAAFPVTDSANGVKIQRARLRAMALERIAAE; encoded by the coding sequence ATGAGCGCCAACGATTTTTCGCTGCAATCGCTGATCCGCCCCGAGGGTGCCGACCCTGCCTTCGTGTTCGACGGTACACCGGTCTCGCGCGCGGAATTCTCCGCAAGGGCCGAGCAAGCCGCCGCCTGGCTTGCCGCGCAAGGCATCGGCAAGGGCGATGTCGTTGCGGTCTGGCTGGTCAACCGGGTCGAGTGGATCGCGCTGCTGTTCGCTGCCGCCCGCCTCGGCGCAATCGTCGCCGCCGTCAACACGCGCTACCGCAGCGCAGAAGTCGCGCATCTGCTCAAGGTCTCCGGCGCGAAGCTGATGGTGGTCGAGGCCGCGTTCCGCTCGATCGATTTCGCCGCCATCCTCGCCGATGTCGACAAGGCCGAGGTGCCCGCGCTGGAAAAGCTCGCGGTCGTCGGCGCGGATGCGATCCCCGCCCAATGGGCCTCTGTGCGCTTCGATGCCTTCGACAAGCCCTATCCGCCGGCGCCATCACCGCAGGGCAACGTCGACCTGCCGGTGCTGCTCTACACGACATCGGGCACGACCAAGGGGCCAAAGCTCGTTGCGCATTCGCAGCGGACGCTGGCGAGCCACGCCGTCTCCGTCGCCAGGGCGCTCAAGCTCGATCCACAGCGTCATTCGCTGCTGGCCATGCTGCCGTTCTGCGGCACCTTCGGCATGACGAGCCTGCTCGGCTTCGTCGCCGCGGGCGCCCCCATCCATGTGCTCGATGCCTTTGAGGCGGCCCCGGCGCTAGAAATCCTCAGCGAGCACCGGATCACGCATGCGTTCGGCTCCGACGAGATGTTCCGCCGCATCCTCGCGCTCACCGATGCACCGCGGCCGTTTCCGCAGCTCGAAGTCTGCGGCTTCGCCGCATTCCAGCCCGGCTGGCGCGAGCTGGCCGTCGCGGCCGAGGCGCGCGGCATGCCATTGTTCGGGCTCTATGGTTCAAGCGAAGTGCAGGCGCTGTTCTCGATCGGCCGCACCAGCGACACCTTCGCCGACCGGATCGAAGGCGGCGGCTGGCCGATGTCGCCCGACGCCAAGGTGCGCGTGCGCGACACCGAGACCGGCGAGCTTGCCGCCCACGGCATCTCCGGCGAAATCGAGATCAGCGCGCCGTCGCGCTTCCTCGGCTATTTCAACAATCCGCAAGCCACGCGCGATGCGATTACGGCGGACGGCTTCTTCCGCACCGGCGACATCGGCCGGCTGCGCGGCGACGGCGCCTTCGTCTACGAGACCCGCGCGGGCGACGCCATGCGGCTCGGCGGCTTTCTGGTTGCGCCCGGCGAGATCGAGGACGAGCTCAAAGCTTGCGACGGCGTCGCCGATGCCCAGGTCGTCGCGGTCGACCTGAACGGGCAGGCGCGCTGCGTCGCCTTCGTCATCCCTGACAAGGAGCCGCCGCAGCAGGAGGCGTTGACCGCGCGGCTGCGCGAGCGGCTCGCCGGCTACAAGGTGCCGGCGCGGATTTATCTGGTCGCCGCCTTCCCGGTCACCGACAGCGCCAACGGCGTCAAGATCCAGCGCGCACGGCTTCGCGCCATGGCGCTCGAACGGATCGCGGCCGAATAG
- a CDS encoding flagellin yields the protein MVAMRVATFAQSNKMVADAMRVETVMANKQIQESSGIVSTDFGGYGADAQHVVNLQVSVTRAQSYIDAATLADSKVQVMYSAVGSMTDILTQLRSQLSAASTGSSTEANSVISSAQQMLKEMGSLMNTQYDGQYVFGGGKTDTAPVDLTSFSSGTGSLTTADTSYYNGDDEIASVRVASDDTVSYGVTADNSAFEEVMRVLKFVANSTSLSSSDISSALDLASTALDDTAAVQAKLSNNAASIETASSRQADYKSYAESLSNDLTGVDVAAITAQLSTYQAQLSASYSALAKTLSLNLASYLK from the coding sequence ATGGTAGCGATGCGGGTTGCGACTTTCGCGCAGTCGAACAAAATGGTCGCCGATGCGATGCGCGTCGAGACGGTCATGGCCAACAAGCAGATCCAGGAATCGTCGGGCATCGTCTCGACCGATTTCGGCGGCTATGGCGCGGACGCCCAGCATGTCGTCAATCTCCAGGTCTCGGTGACGCGCGCGCAGTCCTACATCGATGCCGCGACGCTCGCCGACAGCAAGGTCCAGGTGATGTATTCGGCGGTCGGCTCGATGACCGACATCCTGACGCAGCTCCGGTCCCAGCTCAGCGCCGCCTCGACCGGCAGCTCGACCGAGGCGAACTCGGTGATCTCGTCCGCCCAACAGATGCTGAAGGAGATGGGCTCGTTGATGAACACGCAATATGACGGCCAGTATGTGTTCGGCGGCGGCAAGACCGATACCGCGCCGGTCGATCTCACCAGCTTTTCGTCCGGCACCGGCTCCCTGACCACGGCTGATACCAGCTACTACAACGGCGACGACGAGATCGCCTCGGTGCGCGTGGCTTCGGATGATACGGTGTCGTACGGCGTCACCGCCGACAATTCGGCGTTCGAGGAGGTGATGCGGGTGCTCAAATTCGTGGCCAACAGCACCTCGCTGTCGTCTTCGGACATTTCCAGCGCGCTCGATCTCGCCAGCACGGCGCTGGACGACACCGCGGCGGTGCAGGCCAAGCTGTCGAACAACGCGGCCTCGATCGAGACGGCGAGCTCGCGTCAGGCCGACTACAAGAGCTATGCCGAGAGCCTGTCGAACGACCTCACCGGCGTCGACGTCGCCGCGATCACGGCGCAGCTTTCGACCTATCAGGCCCAGCTCTCCGCATCCTATTCGGCGCTTGCCAAGACATTGAGCCTCAATCTCGCAAGCTACCTGAAATAG
- the flgK gene encoding flagellar hook-associated protein FlgK: MSLDIARSIAFSGLSATSVQISVTSSNISNADTTGYTTKTANQSSSVTNGVGTGVTVTGITSTVDKLLLKSLISATSDLGTADTANTYLTSLEKLYGSTSSTDDSSTGTSLANSIASLESALSSLASTPSSASLQSNVISALDDVASQLRETSSGIQKLRSDADQDIASSIDDVNTDLQQIADLNAQIKQTAAAGQSTADLEDQRNTAFQDLASKMNISYFTASNGDLQIYTTSGQALVDSSAHTISYTAAAKVTAATTYTAGSSSSGFSAITVNGVDITSQISGGDIGSLITLRDKTLPAAQSQLDQLTQQLASVMNSVSNSASSVPAPTSLTGTTSVTGGTALSATGTVRIAVTDESGNLVSYGDLDLSSYATVGDLVTAINGISGLSASVDSDGHLSISATGSGNGVAINEMTSSVGSSDEGFSEYFGLNDLVTGTSAADIAVNSKILSGTSELQLATLDSSSSLTAGSTVLSSGSATVVNAFYDALTDSRTFASTGGLAATTGSLADYAAAIVSDVASKASQAATTYTAKETAQSTYASSLSSQSGVNLDEESAKLSTLQNKYSAASALIQAINAMYSALLTAVQST, encoded by the coding sequence GTGTCACTCGATATCGCACGATCGATCGCCTTCAGCGGGTTGTCGGCGACATCCGTGCAGATCAGCGTGACGTCGTCGAACATCTCGAACGCCGACACGACAGGCTATACGACGAAGACGGCGAACCAGTCGAGCAGCGTCACCAATGGCGTCGGCACCGGCGTCACGGTGACGGGCATCACATCGACGGTCGACAAGCTGCTGCTGAAGTCGCTGATCTCCGCGACCTCGGATCTCGGCACGGCCGATACTGCCAACACCTATCTGACCTCGCTGGAGAAGCTCTATGGCTCGACCAGCAGCACGGACGATTCGTCGACCGGGACCTCGCTCGCCAACAGCATCGCTTCACTGGAATCGGCGCTGTCGTCGCTGGCGAGCACGCCCAGCAGCGCCTCGCTGCAATCCAACGTCATCAGCGCGCTCGACGACGTCGCGAGCCAGCTGCGCGAAACCTCGAGCGGCATCCAGAAGCTCCGCTCCGACGCCGACCAAGACATCGCCTCCTCGATCGACGACGTCAACACGGATCTGCAGCAGATCGCGGACCTGAACGCCCAGATCAAGCAGACCGCGGCGGCCGGCCAGTCGACCGCGGACCTCGAGGACCAGCGCAACACCGCGTTTCAGGACCTCGCCTCGAAGATGAACATCAGCTATTTCACCGCGTCGAACGGCGATCTCCAGATCTACACCACGTCGGGCCAGGCGCTGGTGGACTCGTCGGCGCACACGATCAGCTATACGGCCGCGGCCAAGGTGACGGCGGCGACGACCTATACCGCGGGCTCCTCGTCGAGCGGTTTCAGCGCGATCACGGTGAACGGGGTCGACATCACCTCCCAGATATCGGGCGGCGATATCGGCTCGCTGATCACGCTGCGCGACAAGACCCTGCCTGCGGCGCAGTCACAGCTCGACCAGCTTACGCAGCAGCTGGCATCAGTAATGAACAGCGTCTCGAACAGCGCATCCTCGGTGCCGGCGCCGACCAGCCTCACCGGCACGACCAGTGTCACCGGCGGCACGGCGCTCTCCGCCACCGGTACGGTGCGCATCGCCGTCACCGACGAAAGCGGCAATTTGGTTTCCTACGGCGATCTCGACCTCTCGTCCTACGCCACGGTCGGAGATCTCGTCACCGCCATCAACGGCATCTCTGGCCTGTCGGCCTCGGTCGATTCCGACGGCCATCTCTCGATCTCAGCGACCGGCTCCGGCAACGGCGTCGCCATCAACGAGATGACGAGCTCGGTCGGGAGCTCGGATGAAGGTTTCTCGGAATATTTCGGCCTCAACGACCTCGTGACCGGAACGAGCGCGGCGGATATCGCGGTCAATAGCAAGATCCTGTCCGGCACCAGCGAGCTGCAGCTCGCGACGCTGGATTCCTCGTCGAGCCTGACCGCCGGCAGCACCGTGCTGTCGTCGGGTTCCGCTACCGTGGTCAACGCGTTCTACGACGCGCTGACGGACTCCCGGACATTCGCCTCCACCGGCGGCCTCGCGGCCACCACCGGCTCTCTCGCCGACTATGCCGCGGCCATCGTATCCGATGTCGCGAGCAAGGCATCGCAGGCCGCGACGACCTACACCGCCAAGGAGACCGCGCAGTCGACCTATGCGAGCTCGCTGTCGTCGCAGTCGGGCGTCAACCTCGACGAGGAATCCGCCAAGCTCAGCACGCTCCAGAACAAATATTCCGCTGCGTCCGCGCTGATCCAGGCCATCAACGCGATGTATTCGGCGCTGCTCACCGCCGTACAGTCGACCTGA
- a CDS encoding flagellar protein FlgN has protein sequence MTVAQARMTSAANGDIRIKSLITLIDRLTALVAEENAELAKGLPASRLKQVDEKNRLAEMFERIVAECAAGTTSLHVRDRILREQLMERILKLRAAMDENLVRLRAAIEASNRRIEAVMQAIREQIAAVSPYGASGRLAARAVSSGTSRSA, from the coding sequence ATGACTGTAGCCCAAGCCAGGATGACGAGTGCCGCAAACGGCGATATCAGGATCAAGTCGCTGATCACGCTGATCGACAGGCTGACCGCCTTGGTGGCCGAGGAGAATGCCGAGCTCGCCAAGGGCCTGCCGGCCTCGCGCCTGAAGCAGGTCGACGAGAAGAACCGGCTGGCAGAGATGTTCGAGCGGATCGTCGCCGAATGCGCGGCCGGCACGACCAGCCTGCACGTGCGCGACCGGATTCTGCGCGAGCAGCTGATGGAGCGGATCCTGAAGCTGCGCGCGGCGATGGACGAGAATTTGGTGCGACTGCGTGCGGCGATCGAAGCCAGCAATCGCCGGATCGAGGCCGTCATGCAGGCGATCCGCGAGCAGATCGCGGCGGTGTCGCCCTACGGCGCCTCGGGCCGGCTCGCCGCCCGCGCCGTCTCCAGCGGCACCAGCCGCAGCGCCTGA
- the fliS gene encoding flagellar export chaperone FliS, with protein MHNPMAYMANQAYRGAATSVPPLKAISMLLGGAITFLQKSLTAQEARRFEEGHEYLMKATAILRGLSHNLDFTKGGAVAERLFQTYNALILASLKAFGRPHARESFGRITAGLTELKEAWEQVDATARGAKAAPADSARKG; from the coding sequence ATGCATAATCCGATGGCGTACATGGCCAACCAGGCCTATCGGGGAGCCGCGACCAGCGTGCCGCCGCTTAAGGCGATTTCGATGCTGCTCGGCGGCGCGATCACCTTCCTCCAGAAGTCGCTGACGGCGCAGGAAGCGCGCCGCTTCGAGGAGGGGCACGAGTATCTGATGAAAGCGACCGCGATCCTGCGCGGGCTCAGCCACAATCTGGATTTCACCAAAGGCGGCGCGGTGGCGGAGCGGCTGTTCCAGACCTATAACGCACTGATCCTGGCGAGCCTCAAGGCGTTCGGCCGCCCGCATGCGCGCGAGAGTTTTGGACGCATCACCGCCGGGCTGACCGAGCTGAAGGAGGCCTGGGAGCAGGTCGACGCGACGGCGCGGGGCGCCAAGGCCGCGCCGGCCGATTCGGCCCGCAAGGGCTGA
- the upp gene encoding uracil phosphoribosyltransferase produces the protein MSNSNVNVVVHPLVQHKLSLMREKDRSTKSFREILNEIGMLLGYEVTRDLPLELVAIETPIAAMQAPKIAGKKLTLAPILRAGVGFLDGMLALMPSARIAHIGLYRDPETLQAVEYYFKAPQDLSDRTVILMDPMLATGNSACAGASLLKARGARDIRFVCLLAAPEGIAQFQSEHPDVPVWTAAIDERLNDHGYIVPGLGDAGDRMFGTK, from the coding sequence ATGAGCAACAGCAACGTCAACGTCGTCGTCCACCCTCTGGTCCAGCACAAGCTCTCGCTGATGCGGGAGAAGGACCGCTCGACCAAGAGCTTTCGCGAGATCCTGAACGAGATCGGGATGCTGCTCGGCTACGAGGTGACGCGCGACCTGCCGCTCGAGCTGGTCGCGATCGAAACGCCGATCGCGGCGATGCAGGCGCCGAAGATCGCCGGCAAAAAGCTCACGCTGGCGCCGATCCTGCGCGCCGGGGTCGGCTTCCTCGACGGCATGCTGGCGCTGATGCCATCGGCCCGCATTGCCCATATCGGGCTCTACCGTGACCCCGAGACATTGCAGGCCGTGGAATATTACTTCAAGGCGCCGCAGGACCTGTCCGACCGCACCGTGATCCTGATGGACCCGATGCTGGCGACCGGCAACTCGGCCTGCGCCGGCGCCTCCCTGCTCAAGGCACGCGGCGCCCGCGATATCCGCTTCGTGTGCCTTCTCGCCGCACCCGAAGGCATCGCGCAATTCCAGAGCGAACATCCCGACGTGCCGGTCTGGACCGCCGCGATCGACGAGCGGCTCAATGACCACGGCTACATCGTGCCGGGCCTCGGCGATGCCGGCGACCGCATGTTCGGCACCAAGTAG
- the fliD gene encoding flagellar filament capping protein FliD, whose amino-acid sequence MTTTGTSTSTSVDWSALITAAVNAKLVQATTISTTITANEAKISAYQTLQTDLSTLSSGLSSLATSVVNSLATNVFATRAATLSSTGDVSASSALSMSVSNGAATGDHTLTISQIATAHKVLGTSQSSQTSELGYSGTFSIGLEGGTTSDITIDSTMSLQDIVDSINAQTSSTNVQASIVQVSSGSYEMVLTGTEDAADITYSSTSGDDILNKLGVTDTTGTFADVLQTSQVAEFTLDGISMTRDTNDITDVLTGVTFNLLQATPDGATVDISIEPDTSQIETAVETFVTNYNTFRDAVIAQQATGSDGTADSSAVLFGDGTMRDIMDALQNALNSTVGGLTMADLGLSFNEKNELELDTSTLSEILSTNLSGVTTLLSAQTKTSSSQLTVVNTGTSPQSFTLDLTVDSDGNLSSASVGGDASLFTVSGTTIIGVAGTAYAGMAFTYSGSTSQSITVTSTSGIATQLYQISKNYSSSSGALQTLITNLTDRDDKLQQKVDDIESAASAYQTQLQTQYASYQAAIESANNTLTYLKALLNSSSSD is encoded by the coding sequence GTGACCACGACCGGGACCAGCACGTCGACCAGCGTCGACTGGAGCGCGCTGATCACCGCGGCGGTGAACGCCAAGCTTGTCCAGGCGACCACGATCTCGACCACGATCACCGCCAACGAGGCCAAGATCTCGGCCTACCAGACCCTGCAGACCGATCTTTCGACGCTGTCGAGCGGGCTGTCTTCACTCGCGACTTCCGTCGTCAATTCGTTGGCGACCAACGTCTTCGCCACCCGTGCGGCGACGCTCAGCTCGACCGGCGACGTGAGCGCGTCCTCCGCGCTATCCATGTCGGTCAGCAACGGCGCGGCGACTGGCGACCACACGCTGACGATCAGCCAGATCGCGACAGCGCACAAAGTGCTCGGCACCTCGCAGTCGAGCCAGACCAGCGAGCTCGGCTATTCCGGCACCTTCTCGATCGGCCTCGAGGGCGGGACCACGTCCGACATCACCATCGACAGCACGATGTCGCTCCAGGACATCGTCGACAGCATCAACGCCCAGACCTCGAGCACCAATGTCCAGGCCTCGATCGTCCAGGTGTCGAGCGGGTCATATGAAATGGTGCTGACCGGGACCGAGGACGCCGCCGACATCACCTATTCCAGCACGTCCGGCGACGATATCCTCAACAAGCTCGGGGTGACCGACACTACCGGCACCTTCGCTGACGTGCTCCAGACCTCGCAGGTCGCCGAGTTCACCCTCGACGGCATTTCGATGACGCGGGATACCAACGACATCACCGACGTGCTCACCGGCGTGACGTTCAACCTGCTCCAGGCGACGCCCGACGGGGCGACCGTGGACATCAGCATCGAGCCCGACACCAGCCAGATCGAGACGGCGGTCGAGACCTTCGTCACCAATTACAACACCTTTCGCGATGCGGTCATCGCGCAGCAGGCGACCGGCTCGGACGGCACGGCGGATTCGAGCGCGGTGCTGTTCGGCGACGGCACCATGCGCGACATCATGGACGCGCTGCAGAACGCGCTCAACAGCACGGTGGGCGGGCTCACCATGGCCGACCTCGGCCTCTCCTTCAACGAGAAGAACGAGCTCGAGCTCGACACCTCGACCTTGTCCGAGATCCTCAGCACCAATCTGAGCGGCGTCACGACGTTGCTGTCGGCGCAGACCAAGACCTCGTCGAGCCAGCTCACCGTCGTCAACACCGGAACCTCGCCGCAGTCCTTCACGCTCGATCTCACGGTGGATTCCGACGGCAATCTCTCCTCGGCCTCGGTCGGCGGCGATGCGTCGCTGTTCACGGTCAGCGGCACCACGATCATCGGCGTTGCCGGAACGGCCTATGCCGGCATGGCCTTCACTTACTCGGGCTCGACGTCGCAGTCGATCACGGTGACCTCGACCTCCGGCATCGCCACCCAGCTCTACCAGATTTCCAAGAACTACTCGTCGAGCTCGGGCGCGTTGCAGACGTTGATCACCAACCTCACGGATCGTGACGACAAGCTCCAGCAGAAGGTGGACGACATCGAGAGCGCCGCCTCCGCCTATCAGACACAGCTCCAGACCCAATACGCAAGCTACCAGGCCGCGATCGAGAGCGCCAACAACACGCTCACCTATCTCAAGGCCCTGCTCAACTCCAGCTCGAGTGATTGA
- a CDS encoding K(+)-transporting ATPase subunit F gives MIFDYALAGAVSFGLLIYLTYALLRPERF, from the coding sequence ATGATCTTCGATTATGCACTCGCCGGTGCCGTCTCGTTCGGCCTTCTGATCTATCTCACCTATGCGCTGCTGCGGCCCGAGCGGTTCTGA
- a CDS encoding flagellar hook assembly protein FlgD, with protein MTVSATSSATTATTTSSSSSSTSSSSSLTSSDFLSLLVSELQNQDPLNATSTTDFINQLTSYANFTQQQSINSNMSSLASSFSSLVTLNSVNYIGHTVEAKTDTSTLSSGSATFGYSLSSAASSVSISISDSSGNVVYTGTGTGNSGSNTFTWDGKDSSGNQLADGGQYTISVTATDSAGNSVLNYTTVTGTVTGIDTSTSTPSLTVNGVSVSAANILGVTS; from the coding sequence ATGACCGTTTCCGCCACGAGTTCAGCAACGACTGCAACCACGACGTCATCGTCGTCGTCGAGCACGTCGTCCAGTTCGTCGCTCACATCAAGTGATTTCCTCAGCCTGCTCGTCAGCGAGCTTCAGAACCAGGATCCGCTGAACGCGACGTCGACCACCGACTTCATCAATCAGCTCACCTCCTACGCCAATTTCACCCAGCAGCAATCGATCAACTCCAACATGTCCTCGCTGGCGAGCTCGTTCTCGAGCCTCGTGACGCTCAACTCGGTGAACTATATCGGTCACACCGTGGAGGCGAAGACCGACACCTCGACGCTGAGCAGCGGCTCGGCAACCTTCGGCTACTCGCTGTCGTCGGCCGCATCGAGCGTCTCGATCAGCATCTCGGATTCGTCGGGAAACGTCGTCTACACCGGAACCGGGACCGGAAATTCCGGCTCGAACACCTTCACCTGGGACGGCAAGGATTCCAGCGGCAACCAGCTCGCGGACGGCGGCCAGTACACCATCTCGGTGACCGCGACGGACTCCGCCGGCAACTCGGTCCTCAACTACACGACCGTCACCGGCACGGTGACCGGCATCGACACCTCGACCTCCACGCCCTCGCTCACGGTGAACGGCGTCTCGGTCAGCGCGGCCAACATCCTCGGCGTCACGTCCTGA
- the flgE gene encoding flagellar hook protein FlgE, with product MSLTGALSSAISALSAQSQSLSMISDNIANSDTTAYKTTSAMFDALVTASSNTTSYASGGVTVAGRANISQQGLLAATSNATDVAIQGSGFFVVTSATSGGVTSYTRNGAFTINNAGYLENNGSYLEGWRTDADGNVVGSESASNLSAINTQIASTSGSATTKTTIAANLPSDAATGDTYTSSMTVYDSLGAANTMQITWTKTGSNAWSASFANPTSTSDTTTATGTASGTIAITFNSDGSLASTSPDPATVSITGWTDGAADSTITMDLGTVGATDGLTQYASGETTPAVNVTSIDSDGLSYGKLSSVSIGKNGVVDATYSNGETIAIYKIAVATFADPNGLSAASDGLYSATVTSGNASLQASGENGAGTIYGSELESSTTDTSSQFSSMISAQQAYSAASQVISTVNKMYDTLISAMR from the coding sequence ATGAGTCTCACCGGCGCATTGTCTTCGGCGATCTCGGCGCTCAGCGCCCAGAGCCAGTCCCTGTCGATGATCAGCGACAACATCGCCAACTCCGACACGACCGCCTACAAGACCACGTCGGCGATGTTCGACGCGCTGGTCACCGCGTCGAGCAATACGACCTCCTACGCCTCGGGCGGCGTGACCGTCGCCGGCCGCGCCAACATCAGCCAGCAGGGCTTGCTGGCCGCGACCTCCAATGCCACCGACGTCGCGATCCAGGGCTCGGGTTTCTTCGTGGTGACCAGCGCCACATCAGGCGGCGTCACCTCCTACACCCGCAACGGCGCCTTCACGATCAACAATGCGGGCTACCTCGAGAACAACGGAAGCTATCTGGAAGGATGGCGCACCGACGCGGACGGCAATGTCGTCGGCAGCGAGTCCGCCAGCAATCTCTCGGCCATCAACACCCAGATCGCCTCGACCAGCGGCAGCGCCACCACCAAGACCACAATCGCGGCCAATTTGCCCTCGGATGCGGCCACCGGCGACACCTATACCAGCTCGATGACGGTCTACGATTCGCTCGGTGCGGCGAATACGATGCAGATCACCTGGACCAAGACCGGCAGCAACGCCTGGAGCGCGAGCTTCGCCAATCCGACATCGACGTCCGACACGACGACCGCCACCGGCACGGCCTCCGGCACGATCGCCATCACCTTCAATAGCGACGGCTCGCTCGCCAGCACCAGCCCGGACCCCGCGACGGTCTCCATCACGGGCTGGACCGACGGTGCCGCCGATAGCACGATCACCATGGATCTCGGCACTGTCGGCGCGACGGACGGTCTGACGCAATATGCGTCCGGTGAAACGACGCCGGCGGTGAACGTCACCAGCATCGATTCGGACGGCCTCTCCTACGGCAAGCTGTCGAGCGTCTCGATCGGCAAGAACGGCGTGGTCGACGCCACCTATTCCAACGGCGAGACCATCGCGATCTACAAGATCGCGGTGGCGACCTTTGCCGATCCCAACGGGCTCTCCGCCGCCAGCGACGGCCTCTATTCGGCGACGGTGACGTCCGGCAACGCCTCACTACAGGCCTCCGGCGAGAACGGCGCGGGCACGATCTACGGCAGCGAGCTGGAATCCTCGACCACCGACACCTCCAGCCAGTTCTCGAGCATGATCTCGGCGCAGCAGGCCTATTCCGCCGCGTCCCAGGTCATCTCCACCGTCAACAAGATGTACGACACCCTGATCTCGGCGATGAGGTGA